In Nitratiruptor sp. YY09-18, a single window of DNA contains:
- the dcd gene encoding dCTP deaminase — MGLKADCWIRQKALQERMIEPFCENQVGRGVVSYGLSSYGYDIRVSDEFKIFTNVNAEVVDPKHFDERNVVDFKGDVCIVPPNSFALARTVEYFRIPRNVLAICVGKSTYARCGIIVNVTPFEPEFEGHITIEISNTTPLPAKIYANEGIAQVLFFEGDEECEVSYKDKSGKYQRQQGITLPRIL, encoded by the coding sequence ATGGGACTTAAAGCCGACTGCTGGATCCGCCAAAAAGCACTCCAAGAGAGGATGATAGAGCCATTTTGCGAAAATCAAGTAGGCAGAGGTGTTGTAAGCTATGGTCTCAGTAGCTATGGATATGATATACGTGTGAGTGATGAGTTTAAAATATTTACAAATGTTAATGCTGAAGTTGTGGATCCTAAGCACTTTGATGAGCGTAATGTGGTAGATTTCAAAGGTGATGTCTGCATTGTCCCTCCCAACTCTTTTGCGCTGGCTCGCACGGTTGAATATTTTCGTATTCCTCGCAATGTCCTAGCAATTTGTGTGGGCAAAAGCACATACGCTCGCTGTGGAATCATTGTCAATGTAACACCATTTGAGCCTGAATTTGAAGGACACATTACAATCGAAATCTCCAATACCACTCCACTCCCGGCCAAAATCTATGCCAATGAAGGTATAGCCCAAGTACTCTTTTTTGAAGGTGATGAGGAGTGTGAAGTAAGTTACAAAGATAAAAGTGGAAAATATCAAAGGCAACAAGGAATAACCCTTCCACGGATTTTATAA
- the accB gene encoding acetyl-CoA carboxylase biotin carboxyl carrier protein → MDFKEIKELMRLFDKSGLSRFKLKKGDMEISLQKGSEVAAAASVSAPQPQVQPQASVSASTPTTPDHESAVKKGEYITSPMVGTFYRAPSPDSPPFVQVGDTVKKGQTIGIIEAMKIFNEIEAEFDCKILEILVEDGQPVEYDMPLFLVERL, encoded by the coding sequence ATGGACTTCAAAGAGATCAAAGAGCTTATGAGATTGTTTGACAAAAGCGGTCTATCACGATTTAAACTCAAAAAAGGTGATATGGAAATTTCACTGCAAAAAGGTAGTGAAGTTGCTGCAGCAGCTTCAGTCTCAGCACCACAACCTCAAGTACAACCACAAGCATCAGTCTCAGCCTCGACTCCTACGACTCCTGATCATGAGAGTGCTGTAAAGAAGGGTGAGTATATCACTTCTCCGATGGTTGGGACATTCTATCGCGCTCCAAGTCCGGATAGCCCTCCCTTTGTACAAGTAGGTGATACAGTGAAAAAAGGACAGACTATCGGCATTATAGAGGCGATGAAAATTTTTAATGAGATAGAAGCAGAGTTTGATTGTAAAATTTTGGAGATTTTAGTCGAGGATGGGCAGCCAGTAGAATATGATATGCCACTCTTTTTGGTTGAAAGGCTCTAA
- the asnB gene encoding asparagine synthase (glutamine-hydrolyzing): MCAIFGVIGEYNLQHARKALDSLVHRGPDGRGEYIDERVYLGHNRLYIFDRGAKQPVKDAKSVALFNGEIYNYASFGAKNDTEVLLLAPIEKLQGMYAVAKLAGNHLYLAKDFFGKKPLYYYCDGKSFIFASEIKAIITYLGKYEYNPKALSGYLSFGALPDKTTFYSNIYKLVGGQVLVLDIHSLQYTLKRSFSLPSTSQDSLQTLIEKSVAQRLQGDFEVAALLSGGVDSSLVSALAKRAQGRLHTYSIGYHEGRYSELPYAKEVAEFIGSEHHEIIMSEDNFWQTLERVFAHFDEPVGDSATIPLWFLFERINEDDWRVVLSGEGGDEIFLGYRQYFEFADLYKGRDLKYKNWLKNYFRSHFSPNKEWEWYKRVFSGEIVFRGTNEVFTDLQKNLFLRQNVKDGDSLEFLQDILALVSEEDLFTFFTSVDLRTRLEALYLHKLDMASMAHSIEARTPLLDKDILAAALTNSQRSKAPKYLLKQIAQNFITRSIIERKKRGFSYPWLEWCRRKNIDVELVKINREAGFFKPEQLQFLIENAKRNRFTRHYWLVFAFLYWWKRRFL, encoded by the coding sequence ATGTGTGCAATTTTTGGCGTTATAGGAGAATATAATCTCCAGCATGCTCGTAAGGCCTTGGATAGTTTGGTACATCGAGGTCCTGATGGAAGGGGAGAGTATATTGATGAGCGTGTCTATCTTGGGCATAATAGACTTTATATTTTTGATCGGGGTGCGAAGCAACCTGTTAAAGATGCAAAAAGTGTAGCTCTTTTTAATGGTGAGATATATAATTATGCCAGTTTTGGTGCCAAAAATGATACAGAAGTACTCCTTCTTGCTCCAATTGAAAAGCTGCAGGGAATGTATGCTGTTGCCAAGCTTGCTGGCAATCATCTCTATCTTGCTAAGGATTTTTTTGGCAAAAAACCACTCTACTATTACTGTGATGGGAAATCTTTTATTTTCGCATCTGAAATCAAAGCAATTATTACATATCTAGGGAAATATGAGTACAATCCAAAAGCCCTGAGTGGCTACCTCTCTTTTGGTGCACTTCCAGACAAAACAACTTTTTATTCGAATATCTACAAACTTGTAGGTGGACAAGTTCTAGTCTTAGATATACATTCTTTACAATATACTCTCAAAAGGAGTTTTTCTCTCCCATCTACTTCACAGGACTCTTTGCAGACTCTTATTGAAAAGAGTGTAGCACAGAGATTACAGGGGGATTTTGAAGTTGCAGCTCTATTGAGTGGAGGTGTAGATAGTTCACTTGTGAGTGCTCTTGCCAAAAGAGCCCAGGGGAGACTACATACATATAGTATAGGATATCATGAGGGTCGCTATAGTGAACTACCCTATGCAAAAGAGGTAGCAGAGTTTATAGGAAGTGAACATCATGAGATCATTATGAGTGAAGATAACTTCTGGCAGACTCTTGAGAGAGTTTTTGCACATTTTGATGAGCCTGTGGGAGATAGCGCAACGATACCTCTTTGGTTTTTGTTTGAACGGATTAATGAGGATGATTGGCGGGTCGTATTAAGTGGAGAGGGCGGAGATGAGATATTTTTGGGATATAGGCAGTACTTTGAATTTGCAGATCTTTACAAAGGGCGCGATCTCAAATACAAAAACTGGCTCAAGAACTATTTTCGCTCCCACTTTAGCCCCAATAAAGAGTGGGAGTGGTACAAAAGAGTATTTAGCGGGGAGATAGTTTTTCGTGGAACGAATGAGGTCTTCACTGATTTGCAAAAAAATCTCTTTTTGCGACAAAATGTCAAAGATGGTGATTCACTGGAATTTTTGCAAGATATATTAGCACTTGTCAGTGAAGAAGATCTGTTTACATTCTTTACTTCAGTGGATCTGCGCACCCGTCTTGAAGCACTTTACTTGCATAAGCTTGATATGGCAAGTATGGCACATAGTATAGAAGCACGCACACCGCTACTTGATAAAGATATTCTTGCAGCTGCTCTTACCAATTCCCAAAGAAGTAAAGCACCAAAATATCTTCTCAAGCAGATTGCACAAAATTTTATAACAAGGAGTATTATAGAGAGGAAGAAGAGAGGGTTTTCCTACCCATGGTTAGAGTGGTGCAGGCGCAAAAATATTGATGTAGAGCTTGTGAAAATCAATAGGGAAGCTGGATTTTTCAAACCAGAGCAGCTACAGTTTCTAATAGAGAATGCAAAGAGAAACCGCTTTACACGTCACTACTGGTTGGTCTTTGCATTTTTATATTGGTGGAAGAGAAGATTCTTATAA
- a CDS encoding SurA N-terminal domain-containing protein, whose product MRKLLLMLLFVSLTFAKVLDAIAVTVNNEPITTYEILRTAKALHIPIKQALDLLIRQKLEDEQIKKLGITLSDAELDSAIENFARSKGMDSYTLRQTLESKGIDWEAYRKTFKRQLLRKKLYQKIAKLSNPMPKESDLKEYYDTHPNEFTIAKEADITKFISPSKEILERIRQNPLYAPNDPLILQKGQEQLDLSKVDPQFAALINSSPEGSFTPIIPLQDKYLLILVNKKRGLEKIPFEEAKGYIMKKLSNQNSPKNINEYFDKLKAAADIKVYRLPKE is encoded by the coding sequence ATGAGAAAGCTTCTTTTGATGCTGCTTTTTGTCTCCCTCACCTTTGCTAAAGTTTTGGATGCCATTGCAGTCACTGTCAATAATGAACCAATTACAACCTACGAGATTTTACGCACAGCAAAAGCATTGCATATTCCTATCAAACAAGCACTCGATCTGCTTATTCGCCAAAAACTCGAAGATGAGCAGATCAAGAAACTCGGAATTACACTCAGCGACGCAGAGCTTGATAGCGCAATAGAAAACTTTGCAAGAAGCAAAGGGATGGATAGCTATACACTGCGTCAAACCCTTGAGAGTAAAGGGATAGACTGGGAAGCTTATCGCAAAACCTTCAAGCGTCAACTATTGCGTAAAAAACTCTACCAAAAGATTGCAAAGCTGAGCAATCCTATGCCAAAAGAGAGTGATCTCAAAGAGTACTATGATACACATCCAAATGAGTTCACAATAGCAAAAGAGGCAGATATTACAAAATTTATATCCCCATCCAAAGAGATTTTGGAGCGTATTCGCCAAAACCCACTCTACGCTCCAAACGATCCTCTTATCCTCCAAAAGGGACAAGAGCAGCTCGATCTTAGCAAAGTAGATCCACAGTTTGCTGCTCTTATCAATAGCTCACCTGAGGGCTCATTTACGCCGATTATACCTCTGCAGGATAAGTATCTTCTCATACTTGTCAATAAAAAAAGAGGATTAGAGAAGATCCCATTTGAAGAGGCAAAAGGCTACATTATGAAAAAATTATCCAATCAAAACTCACCAAAAAATATTAATGAATATTTCGATAAACTAAAAGCCGCAGCAGATATCAAAGTATACAGATTACCAAAGGAGTAG
- the gltX gene encoding glutamate--tRNA ligase, which yields MVVTRFAPSPTGYLHIGGLRTALFNWLWARHNNGKFILRIEDTDLARNSEEATKAILEAFDWVGLDYDGDVAYQSQRFEIYKRYIQKLLDEGKAYYCYMTKEELDRLREEQMRRGERPRYDRRYRDFTGTPPEGVQPVVRIKAPLEGDIVFEDGIKGTITIKADELDDFIIARSDGTPTYNFVVAIDDALMGVTDVIRGDDHLYNTPKQIIVYEALGLKIPRFYHVPMILNEQGKKLSKRDGAMDVMEYKRMGYLPEALLNFLVRLGWSHGDQEIFSLQEMIELFDPKDINKSASAYNLSKLQWLNAHYIKNSPNARLVELLEDFGIFLADHDKKEILLDALKERAKTIKELAEMAKDILEEPSEYDAKACKKACKGEWREILQAFLDKLRSLQAHLPTDFHAIIEEVVNEKEIGFGKIGQPLRVALTGKLGGPDLADIMAIIGKDETIRRVEKLLEAKNENN from the coding sequence ATGGTTGTTACGAGATTTGCTCCAAGTCCTACGGGATACCTTCATATAGGAGGACTGCGTACTGCACTTTTTAACTGGCTTTGGGCACGCCACAATAATGGTAAATTTATCTTGCGTATTGAAGATACAGACCTTGCACGAAACAGCGAGGAGGCTACCAAAGCGATCCTTGAAGCATTTGATTGGGTGGGACTCGATTATGATGGAGATGTAGCATACCAGTCTCAACGTTTTGAAATTTACAAGCGCTATATCCAAAAGCTCCTTGATGAAGGCAAGGCTTATTATTGCTACATGACAAAAGAGGAGCTTGATAGGCTTAGAGAAGAGCAGATGCGAAGGGGTGAACGCCCTCGCTACGATAGACGCTATCGTGATTTTACTGGTACACCGCCAGAAGGCGTACAGCCGGTGGTGCGCATCAAAGCGCCGCTAGAAGGTGATATCGTTTTTGAAGATGGCATAAAAGGGACAATTACTATCAAAGCTGATGAACTTGATGACTTTATCATTGCGCGCAGTGATGGGACTCCTACTTACAACTTTGTCGTGGCGATAGATGATGCTTTGATGGGTGTGACTGATGTGATCCGTGGAGATGATCATCTCTACAATACTCCCAAGCAGATCATTGTTTATGAAGCGTTGGGGCTGAAAATCCCAAGATTTTACCATGTGCCGATGATTCTCAATGAACAAGGAAAGAAACTCAGCAAGCGTGATGGCGCAATGGATGTGATGGAGTATAAACGCATGGGGTATCTGCCTGAAGCACTTCTCAATTTCCTCGTGCGTCTTGGATGGAGTCATGGGGATCAAGAGATATTTAGTCTGCAGGAGATGATAGAGCTTTTTGATCCAAAGGATATCAATAAATCTGCTTCAGCCTATAACCTCTCCAAGCTTCAATGGCTCAACGCTCACTATATCAAAAACTCTCCCAATGCAAGACTCGTAGAACTTTTAGAAGATTTTGGCATTTTTCTAGCCGATCATGACAAAAAGGAGATCTTGCTTGATGCGCTCAAAGAGCGAGCAAAAACTATCAAAGAGCTTGCAGAAATGGCAAAAGATATCCTCGAAGAGCCAAGTGAATATGATGCGAAGGCGTGCAAGAAAGCGTGTAAGGGTGAATGGAGAGAGATTTTACAAGCATTCTTAGACAAGCTTCGCTCTTTGCAAGCACACCTACCAACAGATTTTCATGCAATTATTGAGGAGGTTGTCAACGAAAAAGAGATCGGATTTGGCAAGATCGGGCAGCCTCTGCGTGTGGCTCTTACAGGCAAGCTCGGGGGCCCAGATCTAGCTGATATTATGGCGATCATTGGAAAAGATGAGACAATCAGACGTGTAGAAAAACTTTTAGAGGCAAAAAATGAAAATAACTAA
- a CDS encoding tetrahydrodipicolinate N-succinyltransferase N-terminal domain-containing protein → MTKEDFYALVKEIQTSSYYREPLAFGIARIDRGQKNPDKILQAVFPFINWQENFGSAAILQKALHETGSLIPLDGSEAVFDVTQNFVAEALSYCAPWIDEAVGDAHKNVQAIKYLNTLDAEELQNFRIVFLFADEAPQSIEAVYLKLYALSTGKAALRSLNLNGAFGVLHNVAWSGNTPIELDWLREHELELKMSGQYPIIDAVDKFPRFLQHIIPADNTRILDASKVRMGAQLAAGTTVMPGASYINFNAGTLGPVMVEGRISSSAVVGKGSDVGGGASILGVLSGTSGNPISIGENCLLGANSVTGIPLGDGCIVDAGIAVLEGTKFFMAPAEFEKIKEANPSWDAEYKEIFKGRELAGLSGLHFRQDSTSGQMKVFRSNKEVKLNEELH, encoded by the coding sequence ATGACAAAAGAGGATTTTTACGCACTGGTTAAGGAGATTCAAACAAGTAGCTACTACCGCGAGCCTCTCGCGTTTGGCATAGCGCGGATTGATAGAGGGCAAAAAAACCCAGATAAAATTTTACAAGCAGTCTTTCCGTTTATCAATTGGCAAGAAAATTTCGGAAGTGCAGCGATTTTGCAAAAAGCACTCCATGAAACTGGCTCACTCATACCCCTTGATGGAAGTGAAGCGGTCTTTGATGTGACACAAAATTTCGTGGCTGAAGCTCTTAGCTACTGCGCACCATGGATAGATGAAGCGGTAGGTGATGCACACAAAAACGTGCAGGCAATCAAGTATCTGAATACCCTTGATGCAGAAGAGCTACAAAATTTTCGCATCGTCTTTTTATTTGCAGATGAAGCACCACAGAGCATAGAGGCAGTCTATCTCAAACTCTATGCACTCTCTACTGGCAAAGCAGCTCTTCGCAGCCTCAATCTCAATGGAGCCTTTGGAGTACTCCATAACGTAGCGTGGAGTGGCAATACGCCAATCGAGCTTGATTGGCTCAGAGAACATGAGCTTGAACTCAAAATGAGTGGACAATATCCAATCATCGATGCAGTAGATAAGTTCCCAAGATTCTTGCAGCACATCATCCCAGCAGACAATACCCGTATCCTCGATGCTAGTAAAGTACGCATGGGTGCTCAACTTGCAGCTGGAACTACGGTAATGCCAGGGGCGAGCTACATCAACTTCAATGCTGGAACTTTAGGACCTGTCATGGTAGAGGGGCGTATTAGCTCTAGCGCAGTCGTTGGAAAAGGAAGCGATGTTGGTGGCGGTGCAAGTATTCTTGGAGTGCTTAGCGGAACAAGCGGCAATCCAATTAGTATAGGTGAAAACTGCTTGCTTGGAGCAAACTCTGTCACAGGTATTCCGCTAGGAGATGGCTGTATCGTCGATGCTGGAATAGCTGTGTTAGAAGGAACTAAATTCTTCATGGCTCCAGCTGAGTTTGAAAAAATAAAAGAGGCAAACCCATCTTGGGATGCGGAATATAAAGAGATCTTCAAAGGAAGAGAACTCGCTGGTCTTAGTGGACTCCATTTCCGTCAAGACTCTACAAGCGGACAGATGAAGGTCTTTCGCTCCAACAAAGAGGTCAAGCTCAATGAAGAGCTCCACTGA
- a CDS encoding acetyl-CoA carboxylase biotin carboxylase subunit, with translation MAKLERILIANRGEIALRAIRTIKEMGKKAIAVYSTADKDAHYLKLADAAICIGGEKSSESYLNIPAIISAAEIAEADAIFPGYGFLSENQQFVEICNLHGIKFIGPSLEVMQLMSDKSKAKEVMKKAGVPVVPGSDGAIKNIDEAKKIAKEIGYPVILKAASGGGGKGMRVVEDESYIENAYLAAESEAISAFGDGTIYMEKFIRQPRHIEVQLLGDSHGNVVHLGERDCSLQRRHQKMLEESPAVFLDDETRAKLHETAVKAAKAIGYENAGTIEFLVDADKNFYFMEMNTRLQVEHPVSEMVTGIDIVEWMIRIAEGEQLFAQEDIDFKGHAIECRINAEDPVKFIPSPGKIKSWIAPGGKDVRLDTHVYCSYIVPPYYDSMIAKLIVWGEDRSRAIAKMKRALNEFEVSGIKTTIDFHRKMMENPDFINNTYDTKYIDEKYLR, from the coding sequence ATGGCAAAGCTTGAGCGCATACTCATAGCAAATAGAGGTGAAATTGCCCTGCGAGCCATTCGCACCATCAAAGAGATGGGTAAAAAAGCGATAGCTGTCTACTCTACCGCTGATAAAGACGCCCACTATCTCAAGCTTGCCGATGCAGCCATTTGTATAGGCGGAGAGAAGAGCAGTGAGAGCTACCTCAATATTCCCGCAATTATCAGTGCAGCAGAGATTGCTGAGGCTGATGCAATATTTCCTGGTTACGGTTTTTTGAGTGAAAATCAGCAGTTTGTAGAGATCTGCAATCTTCATGGTATCAAATTTATCGGTCCCTCTTTGGAAGTGATGCAGCTTATGAGTGACAAGAGTAAAGCCAAAGAGGTTATGAAAAAAGCAGGCGTACCTGTAGTCCCTGGTAGTGACGGAGCGATCAAGAATATTGATGAAGCGAAAAAAATAGCAAAAGAGATCGGCTACCCTGTAATTTTGAAAGCTGCAAGTGGCGGTGGCGGTAAAGGGATGCGTGTGGTTGAGGATGAGAGCTATATAGAAAATGCATACCTTGCGGCTGAGAGCGAGGCGATTAGCGCTTTTGGTGATGGTACGATCTATATGGAAAAATTCATTCGCCAGCCGCGCCATATAGAAGTGCAGCTTCTTGGAGATAGCCATGGTAATGTGGTACATCTTGGCGAGAGAGACTGCTCTTTGCAAAGACGCCACCAAAAAATGCTAGAAGAGTCGCCAGCAGTATTTTTGGATGATGAGACAAGAGCAAAACTCCATGAGACAGCAGTCAAAGCTGCCAAAGCCATAGGGTATGAGAATGCTGGAACGATAGAATTCTTGGTCGATGCAGATAAGAATTTCTACTTTATGGAAATGAATACAAGATTGCAGGTGGAACATCCTGTAAGTGAAATGGTAACAGGGATTGATATAGTGGAGTGGATGATACGTATAGCAGAGGGAGAGCAACTCTTTGCGCAAGAGGATATAGATTTCAAAGGGCATGCGATTGAGTGCCGTATCAATGCTGAAGACCCTGTTAAATTTATTCCAAGTCCAGGAAAAATCAAAAGTTGGATAGCCCCAGGTGGCAAAGATGTACGATTAGATACACATGTCTATTGTAGCTACATCGTTCCGCCATACTACGACTCCATGATTGCAAAACTTATAGTCTGGGGAGAAGATCGCTCAAGAGCTATAGCAAAAATGAAGAGAGCGTTGAATGAGTTTGAGGTGAGTGGTATAAAGACCACTATAGATTTTCATAGAAAAATGATGGAAAATCCAGATTTTATCAACAATACATATGATACGAAATATATTGATGAAAAGTATCTTCGCTAG